One genomic segment of Oncorhynchus mykiss isolate Arlee chromosome 10, USDA_OmykA_1.1, whole genome shotgun sequence includes these proteins:
- the LOC110534003 gene encoding peripherin-2 has translation MVLMKMKFPFEKRMKLAQGLWLLSWMATLAGALTFTLGCFLKTELRRRAEVMDNTEIHAVPNTLMIVGLASLGINYFAGRMCQDALDAGRFPRWKTFLQPYWGVSLFFTLLMLSTVIMSYAMKGNLEWSLKIGLKNGIRFYKDTDTPGRCFQKQTIDRLQMEFQCCGNTDFKDWFEVQWISNRYLDFSSKEVKDRVKSNVDGRYLFDGVPFSCCNPSSPRPCIQDRLTNNSAHYNYEHQTEELNIYIRGCREALVNYYMGLMNTIGAAVLSIFLVQSSVLVSLRYLQTAMEAVAGQENTEIETEGYLLEKGVKETIMEYVTPVLVFLQLNQVGSEDAEAGETPAK, from the exons ATGGTGCTGATGAAGATGAAGTTCCCTTTTGAGAAGAGAATGAAGCTAGCCCAGGGGCTGTGGCTGCTCTCCTGGATGGCCACACTGGCCGGAGCGTTGACTTTCACCCTGGGCTGCTTCCTCAAGACCGAGCTCCGCAGGAGGGCAGAG GTAATGGACAACACAGAGATCCATGCTGTGCCCAACACTCTGATGATAGTGGGTCTGGCCTCTCTGGGTATCAACTACTTTGCTGGCCGTATGTGCCAGGATGCCCTGGATGCCGGACGCTTCCCCCGCTGGAAGACCTTCCTACAACCCTACTGGGGAGTCTCCCTCTTTTTCACACTCCTCATGCTGTCGACTGTGATCATGAGCTACGCTATGAAGGGGAATCTGGAGTGGTCCCTGAAGATCGGCCTGAAGAACGGCATCCGCTTCTACAAGGACACAGACACACCCGGCCGCTGCTTCCAGAAGCAGACCATTGACCGCCTGCAGATGGAGTTCCAGTGCTGTGGAAACACCGACTTCAAGGACTGGTTCGAGGTCCAGTGGATCAGCAACCGCTACCTAGACTTTAGCTCTAAGGAAGTGAAGGA CCGTGTTAAGAGCAACGTGGACGGGCGTTACCTGTTTGATGGGGTCCCTTTCAGCTGCTGCAACCCCAGTTCCCCAAGACCCTGCATCCAGGACCGCCTCACCAACAACTCAGCCCACTACAACTACGAGCACCAGACCGAGGAGCTCAACATCTACATCCGCGGCTGCAGGGAGGCTCTGGTCAATTACTACATGGGCCTGATGAACACTATTGGTGCTGCGGTGCTGTCCATCTTCCTGGTCCAG TCATCAGTGTTGGTAAGTCTGCGGTACCTGCAGACAGCCATGGAGGCGGTGGCAGGGCAGGAGAACACTGAGATTGAGACCGAGGGCTACCTGCTGGAAAAAGGGGTGAAGGAGACGATCATGGAGTACGTGACTCCTGTGCTGGTTTTCCTTCAGCTGAACCAGGTGGGAAGTGAGGACGCTGAAGCTGGGGAGACCCCCGCCAAATAA
- the LOC110534004 gene encoding ribosomal protein S6 kinase alpha-4 isoform X3 has translation MENFELLKVLGTGAYGKVFLVRKNSGHDEGKLYAMKVLKKAAIVQKAKTAEHTRTERQVLEHIRQSPFLVTLHYAFQTQTKLHLILDYVSGGEMFTHLYQRDHFSEEEVRIYIGEIILALEHLHKLGIVYRDIKLENILLDSEGHLVLTDFGLSKEFLEEEKERTYSFCGTIEYMAPEIIRGKSGHGKSVDWWSLGILMFELLTGASPFTLEGERNSQSEVSKRILRCEPPFPSMIGVVAQDLLRKLLVKDPHKRLGSGPRGAEDIKSHAFFKGLSWSDLAEKKVVSPFKPEIRSELDTGNFAEEFTGMNPVYSPASTPPSTDRLFQGYSFVAPSILFNKNVVMGDFMEGQMGADRPGSATVRRSAMLADSTFFQLYELCLQGAPLGEGSFSVCRKCRHHQSGHEYAVKIISRRMEVNTQREIAALRQCEAHPNIVKLHEVYTDQFHTYLVMELLRGGELLERIKRKKLFGEAEASQLLRSLVSAVGFMHEAGVVHRDLKPENVLFADEGEDSVLKVIDFGFARLCPAGSAPLQTPCFTLQYAAPELFHSTGYDQACDLWSLGVILYTMLSGQVPFQSEQQQRAGMTSSYAADIMHKIKEGDFSLAGEAWKGVSDEAKELVKGLLTVDPERRLKLSALRENSWLQGGAILSSTPLCTPDVLESSGPIVRSYVNATYKAFNKGKREGFFLKSVDNAPLAKRRKLKMTSTGVETRRSSSSSSSSSSSSSAASAATTNLKTQPPHQTLPPKLEKS, from the exons ATGGAGAACTTTGAGCTTCTCAAAGTCTTGGGCACAGGAG ccTACGGGAAAGTGTTTCTGGTCAGGAAGAACAGTGGTCACGATGAAGGGAAGCTGTATGCCATGAAG GTGCTGAAGAAAGCAGCCATCGTTCAGAAGGCGAAGACAGCGGAGCACACGCGTACAGAGAGACAGGTGCTGGAGCACATCCGCCAGTCCCCGTTCCTGGTCACACTGCACTACGCCTTCCAGACCCAGACCAAGCTCCATCTCATCCTGG ACTATGTGAGCGGAGGGGAGATGTTCACACACTTGTACCAGCGGGATCACTTCTCTGAGGAAGAGGTGAGGATCTACATCGGGGAGATTATCCTGGCACTGGAGCACCTACACAAG CTCGGCATCGTGTACCGGGACATCAAGTTGGAGAACATCCTATTAGACAGCGAGGGACATTTGGTGCTGACAGATTTTGGGCTCAGCAAAGAGTTCCTTGAGGAGGAG AAGGAAAGGACGTATTCGTTCTGTGGCACCATAGAGTACATGGCTCCAGAGATCATCAGGGGGAAGTCTGGTCATGGAAAG TCAGTAGATTGGTGGAGTTTGGGTATCCTGATGTTTGAATTGCTGACGGGGGCGTCCCCATTCAcactggagggggagaggaacTCCCAGAGTGAGGTGTCCAA GCGTATCTTGCGCTGCGAACCGCCGTTCCCCTCTATGATCGGAGTCGTGGCTCAGGACCTGCTGAGGAAGCTGTTGGTTAAAGACCCCCACAAGAGACTAGGCTCGGGACCACGAGGGGCCGAGGACATCAAAAGTCATGCCTTCTTCAAg GGTCTCAGTTGGTCAGACCTTGCTGAGAAGAAGGTAGTCAGCCCATTCAAACCAGAGATCAGGAGTGAGCTGGATACAGGGAACTTTGCTGAGGAGTTCACTGGCATGAATCCTGTCTATTCTCCAGCCAGCACCCCACCAAGCACTGACCGCCTGTTCCAG GGCTACTCCTTTGTTGCTCCCTCCATTCTGTTCAACAAGAACGTGGTGATGGGTGACTTCATGGAGGGCCAGATGGGAGCAGACCGGCCGGGCTCAGCCACTGTCCGTCGCAGTGCTATGTTAGCG GACTCTACGTTCTTCCAGCTGTATGAGCTGTGCCTGCAGGGGGCGCCCCTGGGCGAGGGTAGCTTCTCTGTGTGCAGGAAGTGTCGACACCACCAGAGCGGCCATGAGTACGCCGTCAAGATCATCAGCCGCAG AATGGAAGTAAACACTCAGAGGGAGATTGCTGCCCTCAGGCAGTGTGAGGCTCACCCCAACATCGTCAAACTGCATGAGGTCTACACTGATCAG ttCCATACATACCTGGTGATGGAGCTGCTGCGTGGGGGGGAGCTGCTGGAGAGGATCAAGAGGAAGAAATTGTTTGGGGAGGCAGAGGCCAGTCAGCTTCTCAGGAGCCTGGTGTCAGCTGTCGGCTTCATGCACGAGGCTGGAGTGGTGCACAGAGACCTCAAACCAGAG AATGTGCTGTTTGCAGACGAGGGGGAGGACTCGGTGCTCAAGGTGATAGATTTTGGTTTTGCCCGACTGTGCCCTGCAGGCAGCGCCCCCCTGCAGACTCCCTGCTTCACACTGCAGTACGCTGCTCCTGAGCTCTTCCACAGCACCGGTTACGACCAGGCCTGCGACCTCTGGAGCCTTGGGGTCATCCTG TACACCATGCTGTCAGGACAGGTGCCCTTTCAGAGTGAGCAGCAGCAGCGGGCGGGGATGACCTCATCTTATGCGGCCGACATCATGCATAAGATTAAAGAGGGTGACTTCTCTTTGGCTGGAGAGGCTTGGAAGGGTGTGTCAGACGAGGCTAAAGAGCTTGTGAAAG GGCTGCTGACGGTGGATCCAGAGAGGCGTCTCAAGCTGTCTGCTCTGAGAGAGAACAGCTGGCTGCAGGGCGGGGCCATCTTATCCTCCACCCCCCTCTGCACCCCAGATGTGCTCGAGTCCAGTGGCCCCATCGTCCGCTCCTATGTCAACGCCACCTACAAG GCATTCAacaaggggaagagggagggcttCTTTCTGAAGAGTGTCGACAACGCCCCCCTTGCAAAGCGACGCAAGCTCAAGATGACAAGTACAGGTGTGGAGACTCGACggagctcctcctcctcttcctcctcgtcatCATCTTCCTCAGCTGCCTCTGCCGCTACAACAAACCTAAAAACACAGCCACCACACCAAACTCTACCCCCGAAGCTAGAAAAGAGCTAG
- the LOC110534004 gene encoding ribosomal protein S6 kinase alpha-4 isoform X1, producing MSGDGSDSSSSSSDDSDTGIRRKACTVKHEITNANLTGHSERVGMENFELLKVLGTGAYGKVFLVRKNSGHDEGKLYAMKVLKKAAIVQKAKTAEHTRTERQVLEHIRQSPFLVTLHYAFQTQTKLHLILDYVSGGEMFTHLYQRDHFSEEEVRIYIGEIILALEHLHKLGIVYRDIKLENILLDSEGHLVLTDFGLSKEFLEEEKERTYSFCGTIEYMAPEIIRGKSGHGKSVDWWSLGILMFELLTGASPFTLEGERNSQSEVSKRILRCEPPFPSMIGVVAQDLLRKLLVKDPHKRLGSGPRGAEDIKSHAFFKGLSWSDLAEKKVVSPFKPEIRSELDTGNFAEEFTGMNPVYSPASTPPSTDRLFQGYSFVAPSILFNKNVVMGDFMEGQMGADRPGSATVRRSAMLADSTFFQLYELCLQGAPLGEGSFSVCRKCRHHQSGHEYAVKIISRRMEVNTQREIAALRQCEAHPNIVKLHEVYTDQFHTYLVMELLRGGELLERIKRKKLFGEAEASQLLRSLVSAVGFMHEAGVVHRDLKPENVLFADEGEDSVLKVIDFGFARLCPAGSAPLQTPCFTLQYAAPELFHSTGYDQACDLWSLGVILYTMLSGQVPFQSEQQQRAGMTSSYAADIMHKIKEGDFSLAGEAWKGVSDEAKELVKGLLTVDPERRLKLSALRENSWLQGGAILSSTPLCTPDVLESSGPIVRSYVNATYKAFNKGKREGFFLKSVDNAPLAKRRKLKMTSTGVETRRSSSSSSSSSSSSSAASAATTNLKTQPPHQTLPPKLEKS from the exons ATGTCTGGGGACGGCtcggatagtagtagtagtagtagcgatGACTCCGATACAGGGATCCGGAGAAAAGCCTGCACTGTCAAACATGAGATTACCAATG CGAACCTCACAGGCCATTCTGAGAGAGTGGGCATGGAGAACTTTGAGCTTCTCAAAGTCTTGGGCACAGGAG ccTACGGGAAAGTGTTTCTGGTCAGGAAGAACAGTGGTCACGATGAAGGGAAGCTGTATGCCATGAAG GTGCTGAAGAAAGCAGCCATCGTTCAGAAGGCGAAGACAGCGGAGCACACGCGTACAGAGAGACAGGTGCTGGAGCACATCCGCCAGTCCCCGTTCCTGGTCACACTGCACTACGCCTTCCAGACCCAGACCAAGCTCCATCTCATCCTGG ACTATGTGAGCGGAGGGGAGATGTTCACACACTTGTACCAGCGGGATCACTTCTCTGAGGAAGAGGTGAGGATCTACATCGGGGAGATTATCCTGGCACTGGAGCACCTACACAAG CTCGGCATCGTGTACCGGGACATCAAGTTGGAGAACATCCTATTAGACAGCGAGGGACATTTGGTGCTGACAGATTTTGGGCTCAGCAAAGAGTTCCTTGAGGAGGAG AAGGAAAGGACGTATTCGTTCTGTGGCACCATAGAGTACATGGCTCCAGAGATCATCAGGGGGAAGTCTGGTCATGGAAAG TCAGTAGATTGGTGGAGTTTGGGTATCCTGATGTTTGAATTGCTGACGGGGGCGTCCCCATTCAcactggagggggagaggaacTCCCAGAGTGAGGTGTCCAA GCGTATCTTGCGCTGCGAACCGCCGTTCCCCTCTATGATCGGAGTCGTGGCTCAGGACCTGCTGAGGAAGCTGTTGGTTAAAGACCCCCACAAGAGACTAGGCTCGGGACCACGAGGGGCCGAGGACATCAAAAGTCATGCCTTCTTCAAg GGTCTCAGTTGGTCAGACCTTGCTGAGAAGAAGGTAGTCAGCCCATTCAAACCAGAGATCAGGAGTGAGCTGGATACAGGGAACTTTGCTGAGGAGTTCACTGGCATGAATCCTGTCTATTCTCCAGCCAGCACCCCACCAAGCACTGACCGCCTGTTCCAG GGCTACTCCTTTGTTGCTCCCTCCATTCTGTTCAACAAGAACGTGGTGATGGGTGACTTCATGGAGGGCCAGATGGGAGCAGACCGGCCGGGCTCAGCCACTGTCCGTCGCAGTGCTATGTTAGCG GACTCTACGTTCTTCCAGCTGTATGAGCTGTGCCTGCAGGGGGCGCCCCTGGGCGAGGGTAGCTTCTCTGTGTGCAGGAAGTGTCGACACCACCAGAGCGGCCATGAGTACGCCGTCAAGATCATCAGCCGCAG AATGGAAGTAAACACTCAGAGGGAGATTGCTGCCCTCAGGCAGTGTGAGGCTCACCCCAACATCGTCAAACTGCATGAGGTCTACACTGATCAG ttCCATACATACCTGGTGATGGAGCTGCTGCGTGGGGGGGAGCTGCTGGAGAGGATCAAGAGGAAGAAATTGTTTGGGGAGGCAGAGGCCAGTCAGCTTCTCAGGAGCCTGGTGTCAGCTGTCGGCTTCATGCACGAGGCTGGAGTGGTGCACAGAGACCTCAAACCAGAG AATGTGCTGTTTGCAGACGAGGGGGAGGACTCGGTGCTCAAGGTGATAGATTTTGGTTTTGCCCGACTGTGCCCTGCAGGCAGCGCCCCCCTGCAGACTCCCTGCTTCACACTGCAGTACGCTGCTCCTGAGCTCTTCCACAGCACCGGTTACGACCAGGCCTGCGACCTCTGGAGCCTTGGGGTCATCCTG TACACCATGCTGTCAGGACAGGTGCCCTTTCAGAGTGAGCAGCAGCAGCGGGCGGGGATGACCTCATCTTATGCGGCCGACATCATGCATAAGATTAAAGAGGGTGACTTCTCTTTGGCTGGAGAGGCTTGGAAGGGTGTGTCAGACGAGGCTAAAGAGCTTGTGAAAG GGCTGCTGACGGTGGATCCAGAGAGGCGTCTCAAGCTGTCTGCTCTGAGAGAGAACAGCTGGCTGCAGGGCGGGGCCATCTTATCCTCCACCCCCCTCTGCACCCCAGATGTGCTCGAGTCCAGTGGCCCCATCGTCCGCTCCTATGTCAACGCCACCTACAAG GCATTCAacaaggggaagagggagggcttCTTTCTGAAGAGTGTCGACAACGCCCCCCTTGCAAAGCGACGCAAGCTCAAGATGACAAGTACAGGTGTGGAGACTCGACggagctcctcctcctcttcctcctcgtcatCATCTTCCTCAGCTGCCTCTGCCGCTACAACAAACCTAAAAACACAGCCACCACACCAAACTCTACCCCCGAAGCTAGAAAAGAGCTAG
- the LOC110534004 gene encoding ribosomal protein S6 kinase alpha-4 isoform X2 translates to MWYTLANLTGHSERVGMENFELLKVLGTGAYGKVFLVRKNSGHDEGKLYAMKVLKKAAIVQKAKTAEHTRTERQVLEHIRQSPFLVTLHYAFQTQTKLHLILDYVSGGEMFTHLYQRDHFSEEEVRIYIGEIILALEHLHKLGIVYRDIKLENILLDSEGHLVLTDFGLSKEFLEEEKERTYSFCGTIEYMAPEIIRGKSGHGKSVDWWSLGILMFELLTGASPFTLEGERNSQSEVSKRILRCEPPFPSMIGVVAQDLLRKLLVKDPHKRLGSGPRGAEDIKSHAFFKGLSWSDLAEKKVVSPFKPEIRSELDTGNFAEEFTGMNPVYSPASTPPSTDRLFQGYSFVAPSILFNKNVVMGDFMEGQMGADRPGSATVRRSAMLADSTFFQLYELCLQGAPLGEGSFSVCRKCRHHQSGHEYAVKIISRRMEVNTQREIAALRQCEAHPNIVKLHEVYTDQFHTYLVMELLRGGELLERIKRKKLFGEAEASQLLRSLVSAVGFMHEAGVVHRDLKPENVLFADEGEDSVLKVIDFGFARLCPAGSAPLQTPCFTLQYAAPELFHSTGYDQACDLWSLGVILYTMLSGQVPFQSEQQQRAGMTSSYAADIMHKIKEGDFSLAGEAWKGVSDEAKELVKGLLTVDPERRLKLSALRENSWLQGGAILSSTPLCTPDVLESSGPIVRSYVNATYKAFNKGKREGFFLKSVDNAPLAKRRKLKMTSTGVETRRSSSSSSSSSSSSSAASAATTNLKTQPPHQTLPPKLEKS, encoded by the exons ATGTGGTACACTTTGG CGAACCTCACAGGCCATTCTGAGAGAGTGGGCATGGAGAACTTTGAGCTTCTCAAAGTCTTGGGCACAGGAG ccTACGGGAAAGTGTTTCTGGTCAGGAAGAACAGTGGTCACGATGAAGGGAAGCTGTATGCCATGAAG GTGCTGAAGAAAGCAGCCATCGTTCAGAAGGCGAAGACAGCGGAGCACACGCGTACAGAGAGACAGGTGCTGGAGCACATCCGCCAGTCCCCGTTCCTGGTCACACTGCACTACGCCTTCCAGACCCAGACCAAGCTCCATCTCATCCTGG ACTATGTGAGCGGAGGGGAGATGTTCACACACTTGTACCAGCGGGATCACTTCTCTGAGGAAGAGGTGAGGATCTACATCGGGGAGATTATCCTGGCACTGGAGCACCTACACAAG CTCGGCATCGTGTACCGGGACATCAAGTTGGAGAACATCCTATTAGACAGCGAGGGACATTTGGTGCTGACAGATTTTGGGCTCAGCAAAGAGTTCCTTGAGGAGGAG AAGGAAAGGACGTATTCGTTCTGTGGCACCATAGAGTACATGGCTCCAGAGATCATCAGGGGGAAGTCTGGTCATGGAAAG TCAGTAGATTGGTGGAGTTTGGGTATCCTGATGTTTGAATTGCTGACGGGGGCGTCCCCATTCAcactggagggggagaggaacTCCCAGAGTGAGGTGTCCAA GCGTATCTTGCGCTGCGAACCGCCGTTCCCCTCTATGATCGGAGTCGTGGCTCAGGACCTGCTGAGGAAGCTGTTGGTTAAAGACCCCCACAAGAGACTAGGCTCGGGACCACGAGGGGCCGAGGACATCAAAAGTCATGCCTTCTTCAAg GGTCTCAGTTGGTCAGACCTTGCTGAGAAGAAGGTAGTCAGCCCATTCAAACCAGAGATCAGGAGTGAGCTGGATACAGGGAACTTTGCTGAGGAGTTCACTGGCATGAATCCTGTCTATTCTCCAGCCAGCACCCCACCAAGCACTGACCGCCTGTTCCAG GGCTACTCCTTTGTTGCTCCCTCCATTCTGTTCAACAAGAACGTGGTGATGGGTGACTTCATGGAGGGCCAGATGGGAGCAGACCGGCCGGGCTCAGCCACTGTCCGTCGCAGTGCTATGTTAGCG GACTCTACGTTCTTCCAGCTGTATGAGCTGTGCCTGCAGGGGGCGCCCCTGGGCGAGGGTAGCTTCTCTGTGTGCAGGAAGTGTCGACACCACCAGAGCGGCCATGAGTACGCCGTCAAGATCATCAGCCGCAG AATGGAAGTAAACACTCAGAGGGAGATTGCTGCCCTCAGGCAGTGTGAGGCTCACCCCAACATCGTCAAACTGCATGAGGTCTACACTGATCAG ttCCATACATACCTGGTGATGGAGCTGCTGCGTGGGGGGGAGCTGCTGGAGAGGATCAAGAGGAAGAAATTGTTTGGGGAGGCAGAGGCCAGTCAGCTTCTCAGGAGCCTGGTGTCAGCTGTCGGCTTCATGCACGAGGCTGGAGTGGTGCACAGAGACCTCAAACCAGAG AATGTGCTGTTTGCAGACGAGGGGGAGGACTCGGTGCTCAAGGTGATAGATTTTGGTTTTGCCCGACTGTGCCCTGCAGGCAGCGCCCCCCTGCAGACTCCCTGCTTCACACTGCAGTACGCTGCTCCTGAGCTCTTCCACAGCACCGGTTACGACCAGGCCTGCGACCTCTGGAGCCTTGGGGTCATCCTG TACACCATGCTGTCAGGACAGGTGCCCTTTCAGAGTGAGCAGCAGCAGCGGGCGGGGATGACCTCATCTTATGCGGCCGACATCATGCATAAGATTAAAGAGGGTGACTTCTCTTTGGCTGGAGAGGCTTGGAAGGGTGTGTCAGACGAGGCTAAAGAGCTTGTGAAAG GGCTGCTGACGGTGGATCCAGAGAGGCGTCTCAAGCTGTCTGCTCTGAGAGAGAACAGCTGGCTGCAGGGCGGGGCCATCTTATCCTCCACCCCCCTCTGCACCCCAGATGTGCTCGAGTCCAGTGGCCCCATCGTCCGCTCCTATGTCAACGCCACCTACAAG GCATTCAacaaggggaagagggagggcttCTTTCTGAAGAGTGTCGACAACGCCCCCCTTGCAAAGCGACGCAAGCTCAAGATGACAAGTACAGGTGTGGAGACTCGACggagctcctcctcctcttcctcctcgtcatCATCTTCCTCAGCTGCCTCTGCCGCTACAACAAACCTAAAAACACAGCCACCACACCAAACTCTACCCCCGAAGCTAGAAAAGAGCTAG